One stretch of candidate division KSB1 bacterium DNA includes these proteins:
- a CDS encoding tetratricopeptide repeat protein has translation MPKKQTFVQHAGKHRQRASRAVLVFYSALGAMLLGGGIWASKSFWMDSASSHLLPKPNLLHVEPLVARKIQALRREVEKNPQAAAAWGKLGMSFDVHDFKSEAAFCYRQAATLDPTELRWLYYCALVLNELGDPEALNWFARSRLLQPNYAPLHINYAHALFNAGRFEESAAAFRQALKVDPKSSHALLGLARIALAQGDLPASERYALQAVAMKAKHQEARGLLAEVYRRLNRPEKAANELLIAQRLPPVTPLADSLHEEVIAEGVSFLRYRERGFAYLSKNQIEKAVGEFQMALQLRPNPQAYLYVGDLLRQIKKYDQALVHYRRAIELQPDSPVALVSLTAALYEVGQTEEAFAGIENALLLYPAFPAAYLNLATFHVRSGRPGEAIASLRRGLRYTPDDLQMTMHLAWLLATASQAAARNGAEALRLATIVCEKTGYQIPETLDVLAAAQAEAGRFNQAVATARRAQGMAVAAEQLDLAGQLQARLKLYESKLPYRE, from the coding sequence TTGCCGAAAAAACAAACATTTGTTCAACATGCCGGCAAGCACCGTCAACGCGCCAGTCGCGCCGTGCTTGTTTTTTATAGTGCGCTGGGAGCGATGCTGTTGGGTGGCGGTATTTGGGCTTCTAAAAGTTTTTGGATGGACTCCGCAAGCTCGCATTTGTTGCCCAAACCCAACCTTTTGCACGTTGAGCCTCTGGTCGCGCGGAAAATTCAAGCGCTGCGCCGCGAAGTTGAAAAAAACCCCCAAGCCGCTGCTGCCTGGGGAAAATTAGGCATGAGCTTCGATGTCCATGATTTTAAATCCGAAGCGGCGTTTTGCTATCGGCAAGCCGCGACGCTCGATCCCACGGAATTGCGGTGGCTCTATTATTGTGCTCTCGTGCTCAATGAGCTTGGCGATCCGGAGGCCCTGAACTGGTTTGCGCGAAGCCGTCTTTTGCAGCCCAATTACGCACCTTTGCACATCAATTATGCACACGCCCTCTTCAATGCCGGGCGCTTTGAGGAATCGGCTGCGGCGTTTCGTCAGGCGCTCAAAGTGGATCCGAAATCCTCGCATGCCTTGCTGGGTTTGGCGCGCATTGCGTTGGCCCAGGGTGATTTGCCGGCCAGTGAGCGATATGCCTTGCAAGCTGTGGCGATGAAAGCGAAACATCAAGAAGCCCGTGGCCTGTTGGCCGAAGTCTATCGCCGGCTCAATCGACCGGAAAAAGCCGCCAATGAATTGCTCATCGCGCAACGATTACCCCCCGTCACGCCATTGGCGGATTCTTTGCATGAAGAGGTCATCGCCGAAGGGGTGAGCTTTTTGCGCTATCGTGAACGCGGTTTTGCCTACCTCAGCAAAAATCAGATTGAAAAGGCGGTGGGCGAGTTTCAGATGGCGTTGCAATTGAGACCGAATCCGCAAGCGTATTTGTATGTGGGTGACCTGTTGCGCCAGATCAAAAAATATGATCAAGCGCTGGTGCATTATCGCCGGGCGATTGAGCTGCAGCCAGATTCTCCGGTAGCACTTGTCAGTTTGACCGCCGCCCTTTACGAAGTTGGCCAAACCGAAGAGGCGTTTGCCGGAATCGAAAATGCACTGTTGCTTTATCCGGCATTTCCAGCGGCTTATTTGAATCTGGCGACTTTTCACGTGCGTTCCGGCCGACCGGGCGAGGCGATCGCGAGCTTGCGCCGCGGACTTCGTTATACGCCGGATGATCTGCAAATGACCATGCACCTGGCCTGGTTGTTGGCGACGGCCTCGCAAGCCGCCGCTCGCAATGGCGCTGAAGCGCTTCGCCTGGCTACAATCGTTTGTGAAAAGACCGGCTATCAAATTCCGGAGACGCTCGACGTGCTTGCTGCCGCCCAAGCCGAAGCCGGACGATTCAACCAAGCCGTTGCCACGGCGCGCCGGGCGCAGGGGATGGCGGTGGCGGCGGAGCAGTTGGATTTGGCCGGGCAACTTCAAGCGCGATTAAAATTGTATGAATCCAAGCTACCCTATCGGGAATAA
- a CDS encoding SusC/RagA family TonB-linked outer membrane protein yields the protein MMGKTLRFLAGIALFPVLVLAQDATITGKVTDAAGNPLPGANVILELTNLGAATDANGNYHFTVPAKAVKGQKVRLTARFVGYRSRSEDFNLQAGAISKDFALPQDVLDLDAIIVTGVLEETPKTKMAFSVSHVSDEALKQVPASSPEAALYGKVPGVRIVRGTGQPGTAASIQLRAPTSINTSGRSADPLYIVDGVVIDPSVSGSPLTDIPADDIENIEVVKGASGASVYGSRAANGVVRITTKRGNKLGLDQTKITVRNEFGKSSLENKIKLNQHHNYKIATTSYTDSRGVAVTPGDFVDANGNWLDPRLPTRAEDLFATGISFYDKPYKYVSTGAAKDAAGRLISPRDANGNIIPPTLLSAPFDHMERFFDPGTFMSNTISVSRNMENTNFSVSFGNRTEGGVITGIDGLNRKNVRVALDHKIRRSLSVGLSGLYTITNRDLISSSYDGLFSLTFMAPDANLELINPATGRLYIQPDPTSVEENPLYYTRYNDRDDQRKRILGSFNLRYDPVDWFNVEGNLSFDRSDRNNEMFWPIGYEAIPNATEYTGRYIKGNFADQALNGGMTASFSRRFGALILRAKAQGVFERTEYDATSADGAKLAVQGVRNLGATGQDTRSTGSQFEQVRSSGYSGILSFDYKDRYIGDVHVRRDGSSLFGEDDRWHTYYRASAAYRISQENFWFLPFFEEFKLRGSYGTAGGRPNFFARYETWSVGGGAVTKLNLGNKLLRPEFAKELELGVDTAFLNRFTLDVTYARSNVDDQILFVPLPGYAGYRNQWQNAGTLKTNTIEASLNAAILRSRSFDWKVGVNFDRTRQKIAKLNIPEYRTGPFQIRQGESIGAMFGDRWIRSLDELPPGLPRDQFNVNDDGYVVWVGAGKTFRDGIAQKLWGTSTTLTDERKVNHTFRWGIPIKFSEPVFDRQGNFLRYSNYVKIGETQPDFNLGFHSDFRWKNVHVYTVLDAQIGGDIYNQTVQWGLRENKLGIVDQAGKPDELKKPGLYYQVLYNVNATNSHFVEDGTYLKLRELAVTYTFQQKALSRVFGGLMERLSIGVVGRNLLTFTDYTGYDPETGSNAFSIGNAAVARIDDFGYPNFRTLTGIIEFDF from the coding sequence ATGATGGGTAAAACCTTGAGATTTCTCGCCGGCATCGCGCTCTTTCCGGTTCTGGTTCTGGCTCAAGACGCCACGATCACCGGAAAAGTGACCGATGCGGCCGGGAATCCGCTGCCAGGGGCAAACGTCATTTTGGAACTGACCAACTTGGGCGCCGCGACGGATGCCAATGGCAATTATCACTTTACCGTGCCGGCCAAGGCGGTGAAGGGCCAAAAAGTCAGATTGACGGCCCGCTTTGTCGGCTATCGCAGTCGCAGTGAAGATTTTAATTTGCAGGCGGGCGCCATCAGCAAGGATTTTGCGCTGCCGCAAGATGTGCTGGATTTGGACGCCATTATCGTGACCGGCGTGCTTGAAGAAACGCCCAAAACAAAGATGGCCTTTTCCGTGTCGCATGTGAGCGATGAAGCCTTGAAACAGGTGCCGGCTTCGTCTCCTGAAGCGGCGTTGTACGGCAAGGTGCCCGGGGTGCGCATCGTGCGCGGCACCGGCCAACCCGGCACCGCGGCTTCGATTCAACTGCGCGCACCAACCAGCATCAACACCAGCGGGCGCTCGGCAGACCCCCTGTATATTGTTGATGGGGTGGTGATCGATCCTTCGGTTTCGGGCAGCCCGCTGACGGATATTCCGGCTGATGACATCGAAAACATCGAGGTGGTAAAAGGCGCTTCGGGCGCCTCGGTTTACGGCTCGCGCGCGGCCAACGGCGTGGTGCGCATCACCACCAAGCGCGGCAACAAGCTCGGCCTCGATCAAACCAAAATCACCGTGCGCAATGAATTTGGCAAAAGCTCCCTTGAAAACAAAATCAAGTTGAACCAGCATCATAACTATAAAATTGCCACGACCTCCTACACCGATTCAAGGGGTGTGGCGGTCACCCCCGGCGATTTTGTTGATGCCAACGGCAACTGGCTTGACCCGCGTTTGCCCACCCGCGCCGAAGATCTCTTTGCCACCGGCATTTCGTTTTACGACAAGCCTTACAAATACGTCTCAACCGGCGCCGCCAAAGACGCGGCCGGCCGCCTGATCTCTCCGCGTGATGCCAATGGCAACATCATTCCTCCCACGTTGTTGAGCGCGCCTTTTGATCACATGGAGCGGTTTTTCGACCCCGGCACCTTCATGTCCAACACCATCTCGGTCAGCCGAAATATGGAGAATACCAATTTCAGTGTCAGCTTCGGCAACCGCACCGAGGGCGGCGTCATCACCGGCATCGACGGTTTGAATCGCAAGAACGTTCGGGTGGCGTTGGACCATAAGATTCGCCGCTCCCTCTCGGTTGGCCTGAGTGGTTTATACACGATCACCAACCGGGATTTGATTTCCAGTTCCTACGACGGCCTTTTTAGCCTCACCTTTATGGCACCGGACGCGAATTTGGAGTTGATCAATCCCGCTACCGGCCGGCTTTATATCCAGCCGGATCCCACTTCGGTTGAAGAAAATCCATTGTATTATACCCGATACAATGATCGTGACGATCAACGCAAGCGTATTTTGGGCAGTTTCAACCTGCGTTACGACCCGGTGGATTGGTTCAATGTCGAAGGCAATTTGAGCTTTGACCGCTCTGACCGCAACAACGAGATGTTCTGGCCGATCGGTTATGAAGCCATTCCCAATGCTACAGAATACACCGGCCGCTATATCAAAGGCAATTTTGCCGATCAAGCCTTGAATGGCGGCATGACGGCATCATTCTCGCGGCGTTTTGGCGCGTTGATCCTACGCGCCAAGGCCCAAGGTGTGTTTGAGCGTACCGAGTATGACGCCACGAGCGCAGACGGCGCCAAGTTGGCGGTTCAGGGTGTACGAAATCTTGGGGCGACGGGTCAGGATACGCGCTCAACGGGCTCCCAATTCGAGCAAGTCCGTTCCAGTGGTTATTCCGGCATCCTGTCCTTCGATTATAAAGACCGTTATATCGGTGACGTGCATGTTCGGCGCGACGGCAGTTCGCTCTTCGGTGAAGACGATAGATGGCACACGTACTACCGCGCCAGCGCCGCCTATCGGATTTCGCAGGAAAATTTCTGGTTTCTGCCCTTCTTTGAAGAGTTCAAGCTGCGCGGCTCTTATGGCACCGCCGGCGGCCGGCCGAATTTCTTCGCCCGTTACGAAACCTGGTCAGTGGGCGGCGGCGCAGTCACAAAGCTGAATTTGGGCAACAAGCTGCTGCGGCCGGAATTCGCTAAGGAACTGGAGTTGGGTGTCGACACCGCCTTCTTGAACCGCTTTACGCTCGACGTGACTTACGCCCGTTCAAACGTTGATGACCAAATTCTCTTTGTGCCGCTTCCTGGCTACGCCGGCTATCGTAACCAATGGCAAAACGCCGGGACATTAAAAACCAATACCATCGAAGCCAGCTTGAATGCCGCCATTTTGCGCAGCAGGAGCTTCGATTGGAAGGTTGGCGTGAATTTTGACCGCACCCGGCAGAAGATTGCCAAGCTCAATATTCCGGAATATCGCACCGGACCTTTCCAGATTCGTCAAGGCGAGTCGATTGGCGCGATGTTTGGCGACCGCTGGATTCGCAGCCTGGATGAGCTGCCGCCGGGCCTGCCGCGCGATCAATTCAATGTCAACGACGACGGCTACGTGGTCTGGGTCGGCGCGGGAAAAACTTTTCGTGACGGCATTGCCCAAAAGTTGTGGGGCACCTCCACAACACTCACGGATGAACGCAAAGTCAACCACACGTTTCGCTGGGGTATTCCGATCAAATTCAGCGAACCGGTTTTTGACCGTCAAGGCAACTTTCTGCGGTATTCAAATTACGTGAAAATCGGCGAAACCCAGCCGGATTTCAATCTCGGTTTTCACAGTGATTTCCGTTGGAAGAACGTCCATGTCTATACCGTTCTCGACGCGCAGATTGGCGGAGACATTTACAACCAAACGGTGCAGTGGGGGTTGCGCGAGAATAAACTTGGCATCGTCGATCAAGCCGGCAAGCCGGATGAACTGAAGAAACCCGGGCTTTATTATCAGGTGCTCTACAATGTCAACGCCACCAACAGCCATTTCGTCGAAGACGGCACTTATTTGAAGCTGCGCGAACTGGCGGTCACCTATACCTTCCAGCAGAAAGCCTTGTCCCGTGTTTTTGGCGGGTTAATGGAGAGGCTTTCCATTGGGGTGGTCGGCCGCAATTTGCTGACCTTTACCGATTACACCGGCTATGATCCCGAAACGGGCAGCAACGCTTTCTCGATTGGCAACGCCGCGGTGGCGCGCATCGATGATTTCGGTTATCCGAATTTCCGTACCCTCACCGGCATTATCGAGTTTGATTTTTAA
- a CDS encoding Uma2 family endonuclease: MIRTIMATTVETEMPPIALTSPKKKGYSHGRFPERELHPEARTNLTIEEAEALADGRSFELIDGRMVFKMPDRKHSDIQDILHGELYLYFKKNPIGKALPEFSLRLWPEKKRELRTPDIAVLLNENLQGIEKYATRAPDLAIEIVSDDDKVAAVFAKARLYLDKGSRVVWIVFPTEKSVVVMTATERRWESNTLTCPELLPGFRIKVADIFSWPKQKSFRSKKQTRRLRL; the protein is encoded by the coding sequence TTGATCAGGACAATTATGGCTACCACGGTAGAAACTGAAATGCCCCCCATCGCTCTGACGTCGCCAAAAAAGAAAGGTTATTCCCACGGCCGATTTCCAGAACGTGAGTTGCACCCAGAAGCTCGTACCAACTTAACGATCGAAGAGGCGGAAGCACTGGCTGATGGGCGCTCTTTCGAGCTGATCGACGGAAGGATGGTTTTTAAAATGCCGGATCGCAAACATTCCGATATTCAAGACATTTTGCACGGAGAACTCTATCTTTATTTTAAAAAAAATCCCATTGGCAAAGCATTGCCGGAATTCAGCCTCCGTCTTTGGCCGGAAAAGAAACGAGAGCTGCGGACGCCGGACATCGCCGTCTTGCTGAATGAAAATCTGCAGGGAATTGAAAAGTACGCCACGCGCGCACCGGATCTGGCAATAGAAATCGTCTCGGATGATGACAAGGTTGCTGCGGTGTTTGCCAAAGCGCGATTGTATTTAGATAAAGGCAGCCGGGTGGTGTGGATTGTTTTTCCCACTGAAAAAAGCGTTGTCGTTATGACGGCAACCGAACGGCGATGGGAATCGAATACGCTTACCTGTCCTGAGCTTTTGCCGGGGTTTCGCATTAAAGTGGCTGACATCTTTTCCTGGCCGAAGCAAAAGTCTTTTCGTTCGAAAAAACAAACACGAAGGCTGCGCCTGTAA
- a CDS encoding CRTAC1 family protein, which produces MIPNGQPYLFGAMALLFIFAAGCSAPEHENGARKAATATFFTEITEQARLNFVHDAGVDGSYFMPEIIGAGAAFLDYDQDGDLDIYLINSGSHRNNKGSNDQTAKNRLFRQESNGVFADVTATSGLGDTGYGMGVACGDVDNDGDVDVYVTNYGPDALYRNNGDGTFMNISQAAGIANPRWGSSAIFLDYNRDGFLDIYVANYLAYDPSHLCMDRAGRPEYCGPEVFSGVPDVLYRNNGDGTFTDVSVQSGIAQGRLKGLGVLSFDYNGDHYPDIYVANDGEPNHLWINQRNGTFQDQALKLGAAVNSLGRPEAGMGLALGDVDNDDDFDLFVTHLRFESNTLYRNAGAHGFQDDSAPSGLAGPTVPYTGFGAGFLDYDHDGDLDLAVVNGRIARGPLLTNNDPPGYWDAYAEPNMLFENEGGGIFREVGNQAPAFCGRIENSRGLAFGDVDNDGDIDLLVTNDGGRARLYRNDVKNKGHWLLIRAIDPKLNRDAIGAQVTVVVGNQKISRLMAPGYSFLCSNDPRSHFGLGSASAVDHIIVQWPDGQNEIFPGVAADQIMTLQKGQTRERD; this is translated from the coding sequence ATGATTCCTAATGGCCAACCGTATTTATTCGGAGCAATGGCGCTGCTTTTTATTTTTGCAGCCGGCTGCAGTGCACCGGAGCATGAAAACGGCGCACGCAAAGCGGCAACGGCAACTTTCTTCACTGAGATCACGGAACAAGCCAGGTTGAATTTTGTGCACGACGCGGGAGTGGATGGCAGCTATTTTATGCCTGAGATCATCGGCGCTGGCGCCGCGTTCCTTGACTATGATCAGGACGGTGACCTCGATATTTACTTGATCAACAGCGGTTCGCATCGTAACAACAAAGGATCAAACGATCAAACGGCAAAAAACCGCCTGTTTCGTCAGGAGTCGAATGGTGTTTTTGCCGATGTCACCGCAACCTCCGGTTTAGGCGATACCGGCTACGGGATGGGTGTCGCCTGCGGTGACGTGGATAATGACGGCGATGTCGATGTTTATGTCACCAACTATGGCCCTGACGCCCTCTATCGCAATAACGGCGACGGCACGTTTATGAATATCTCCCAAGCGGCGGGCATTGCCAACCCGCGGTGGGGAAGCTCCGCGATTTTTTTAGACTACAACCGCGACGGGTTTTTGGATATTTACGTGGCCAACTACCTGGCGTACGATCCCTCACATCTTTGCATGGATCGCGCCGGCAGGCCGGAATATTGCGGCCCCGAGGTTTTCTCCGGTGTTCCGGACGTGCTGTATCGCAATAATGGCGACGGCACTTTTACCGATGTCTCGGTTCAATCAGGCATTGCCCAGGGCCGCTTAAAAGGACTGGGCGTGCTCAGTTTTGATTATAATGGCGATCATTATCCGGATATCTATGTGGCCAATGATGGCGAGCCGAATCATCTCTGGATCAATCAACGCAACGGCACGTTTCAGGATCAAGCGCTGAAGTTGGGCGCCGCCGTAAATTCGTTGGGACGTCCGGAAGCCGGCATGGGCCTCGCCTTGGGCGATGTGGACAACGATGATGATTTTGATTTATTCGTTACCCATTTGCGCTTTGAAAGCAACACCCTGTATCGCAACGCCGGCGCCCATGGCTTCCAGGATGATTCGGCGCCGTCGGGTTTGGCCGGCCCCACCGTGCCTTATACCGGCTTTGGCGCCGGATTTCTTGATTACGACCACGATGGCGATCTCGACCTGGCTGTGGTCAACGGCAGGATCGCGCGAGGCCCGCTCTTGACCAACAACGATCCGCCTGGCTATTGGGATGCTTATGCCGAGCCGAATATGTTATTTGAGAATGAGGGCGGGGGAATTTTTCGCGAAGTGGGCAATCAGGCGCCGGCGTTTTGCGGCAGAATTGAAAACAGCCGGGGCTTGGCGTTTGGGGATGTTGATAACGATGGCGACATCGACCTGCTTGTAACCAATGATGGTGGACGCGCCCGGCTTTATCGCAATGATGTCAAGAACAAGGGCCATTGGCTGCTGATTCGCGCCATTGACCCAAAACTTAACCGTGACGCCATAGGCGCTCAAGTGACGGTGGTGGTCGGCAATCAGAAAATCTCTCGTCTCATGGCGCCCGGTTACAGCTTTCTCTGTAGCAATGATCCTCGCAGCCATTTTGGCCTGGGCTCGGCGTCGGCGGTTGATCACATTATCGTTCAATGGCCCGATGGCCAAAACGAAATTTTCCCAGGCGTCGCTGCGGACCAAATCATGACCTTGCAAAAAGGCCAAACGCGCGAGAGGGATTGA